A DNA window from Cetobacterium ceti contains the following coding sequences:
- the ligA gene encoding NAD-dependent DNA ligase LigA — protein MENIKEKINSLRKDIEKYNEYYYSKNESLISDVEFDKLLKELEALEEKYPQYKEKVSPTKKVGSSLKDTKFQKVVHRKKMLSLSNSYNIMDIEAFMERVRKNVEDEKKVLEYALEVKLDGLSISLQYEKGELVRGVTRGDGEIGEDVTENLIEIESIPKSLKEKIDIEVRGEVVLPISNFEKLNRDRLEKNEEIFANPRNAASGTLRQIDSKIVKERGLDAYFYFIVEGEKLGIKSQKESFDFLEKIGLKTTGICEVLKNEVEIEKRIAYWEVNKENLDYETDGMVLKLNDMTLWEEVGYTTKSPRWAIAYKFPAKQVTTKLEDVTWQVGRTGKVTPVAELTEVELSGSKVKRASLHNFDEIKRKDIRIGDRVFIEKAAEIIPQVVSSIKETRTGEEKIVIPPKDCPVCGTALIKEEGLVDLKCPNEKCPAIVQGQIEYFVSRDGMNITGLGSKIVERFLELGFIKDITDIYLLKNHKEELEKLEKLGKKSIENLLDSIEKSKNRDYSKTLYALGIPYVGKYLGGVLAKESKDIDSLSKMSLEELLEIEGIGNKVAEAVYNYFKNEKTMEIVEKLKEYGVNFKNIEKLEEGPKPFKDKTFLFTGKLEKFTREEIKEEIEKLGGKNLSGVSKKLDYLIVGKDAGSKLKKAQEIGSIKILTEDEFMEIIKG, from the coding sequence ATGGAAAATATAAAAGAAAAAATAAATAGTTTGAGAAAAGACATAGAAAAATATAATGAATACTACTATAGTAAAAATGAAAGTTTAATATCAGATGTAGAGTTTGATAAGCTTTTAAAAGAGTTAGAAGCTTTAGAGGAGAAGTATCCCCAATATAAAGAAAAAGTAAGCCCTACTAAAAAAGTTGGCTCTAGTTTAAAAGATACTAAATTTCAAAAAGTTGTACATAGAAAAAAAATGTTAAGTTTATCCAATAGCTATAATATTATGGATATAGAAGCATTTATGGAAAGAGTTAGAAAAAATGTGGAAGATGAGAAAAAAGTTTTAGAATATGCCTTAGAAGTAAAATTAGATGGATTATCCATAAGTTTACAATATGAAAAAGGGGAACTAGTGAGAGGAGTTACTCGTGGAGATGGAGAAATAGGTGAAGATGTAACTGAAAATCTAATTGAGATAGAAAGTATTCCTAAAAGTTTAAAAGAAAAAATAGATATAGAAGTTAGAGGAGAAGTTGTTTTACCAATAAGTAATTTTGAAAAGTTAAATAGAGATAGATTGGAAAAAAATGAGGAGATATTTGCTAACCCAAGAAATGCTGCTAGTGGAACATTGAGACAAATAGATTCTAAAATAGTTAAAGAAAGAGGATTAGATGCTTATTTTTATTTTATAGTTGAAGGAGAGAAACTAGGAATAAAAAGCCAGAAAGAAAGTTTTGATTTCTTAGAAAAAATAGGACTTAAAACAACGGGAATATGTGAAGTTTTAAAAAATGAAGTTGAAATTGAAAAGAGAATTGCTTACTGGGAAGTAAATAAAGAGAATTTAGATTATGAAACTGATGGAATGGTTTTAAAATTAAATGATATGACTCTTTGGGAAGAAGTTGGATATACTACCAAAAGTCCAAGATGGGCAATTGCCTATAAATTCCCAGCTAAACAAGTTACAACAAAATTAGAAGATGTTACTTGGCAAGTTGGAAGAACAGGGAAAGTTACTCCTGTTGCTGAATTGACAGAGGTAGAATTATCAGGAAGCAAGGTAAAAAGGGCAAGTTTACACAATTTTGATGAGATAAAAAGAAAAGATATAAGAATTGGAGATAGGGTTTTTATTGAAAAAGCAGCAGAGATTATCCCTCAAGTTGTAAGTTCAATTAAAGAGACAAGAACTGGAGAAGAAAAGATAGTAATACCACCTAAGGATTGTCCAGTGTGTGGAACTGCTCTTATTAAAGAGGAAGGATTAGTAGATTTAAAATGTCCTAATGAAAAGTGTCCTGCAATAGTTCAAGGACAAATAGAGTACTTTGTATCTAGAGATGGAATGAATATAACAGGACTAGGAAGTAAAATAGTTGAAAGATTTTTAGAGCTTGGATTTATTAAGGATATAACAGATATTTATCTATTAAAAAATCATAAGGAAGAGCTAGAAAAGTTAGAAAAATTAGGTAAAAAAAGTATTGAAAATCTATTAGATTCCATAGAGAAAAGTAAAAATAGAGATTATAGTAAAACACTTTATGCCTTAGGAATACCATATGTTGGAAAATATTTAGGTGGAGTTTTAGCTAAAGAAAGTAAAGATATAGATAGTTTAAGTAAAATGTCCTTGGAAGAGTTATTAGAAATAGAGGGAATAGGAAATAAAGTTGCAGAGGCAGTATATAATTATTTTAAAAATGAAAAAACAATGGAAATAGTTGAAAAATTAAAGGAATATGGAGTGAACTTTAAAAATATAGAAAAATTAGAGGAGGGACCTAAGCCTTTTAAAGATAAAACATTTTTATTTACTGGAAAATTAGAAAAGTTTACAAGGGAAGAAATTAAGGAAGAAATTGAAAAATTAGGTGGAAAAAACCTTTCAGGAGTTAGTAAAAAATTAGATTATTTAATAGTTGGAAAAGATGCTGGAAGTAAGTTAAAAAAAGCTCAAGAAATAGGAAGTATAAAAATACTTACAGAAGATGAATTTATGGAAATTATCAAGGGGTAA
- the bioB gene encoding biotin synthase BioB gives MKNFILELKKKVLNNEEITREEALKLLNLDIDKNIEDFNLLLESADEIRKTFCGDDFDLCTIMNAKSGKCPENCRYCAQSSHFKTASPVYPLVSPEEALKLAKHVEEEGAHKFSLVTSGRGLKDNGEVDQLTEIYKTLKANTNIKLCASHGLLTETAARKLKEAGVLTYHHNLETSRDFYKEICTTHTFQDRVDTVKNAQKAGLKVCSGGIFGLGESPVDRIDMALELRELKVDSVPLNFLTPIPGTPMENFIPVEPKEILKTIAIYRFILPNIYIRYAGGRLQLGELQVLGLKGGINSALTGNFLTTTGSTIASDTKMAKEMGFDVK, from the coding sequence ATGAAAAATTTTATTCTTGAATTGAAAAAGAAAGTATTAAACAATGAAGAAATAACAAGAGAGGAAGCTCTTAAACTTCTTAATTTAGATATAGACAAAAATATAGAGGATTTTAATTTACTTTTAGAATCTGCTGATGAAATTAGAAAAACTTTTTGCGGAGATGATTTTGATCTTTGCACTATTATGAATGCTAAATCTGGAAAATGCCCAGAAAATTGTAGATACTGTGCTCAGTCATCTCATTTTAAAACAGCTTCTCCTGTTTATCCCCTTGTTTCTCCTGAAGAAGCTTTAAAATTAGCCAAACATGTAGAAGAGGAAGGAGCTCATAAGTTTTCCCTTGTTACAAGTGGAAGAGGGCTTAAAGATAATGGAGAAGTTGATCAATTAACTGAAATTTATAAAACTTTAAAAGCAAATACAAATATTAAACTTTGTGCATCCCATGGACTTTTAACAGAAACTGCTGCTAGAAAGCTTAAGGAAGCTGGAGTTTTAACTTATCACCACAATCTTGAAACTTCAAGAGATTTTTACAAGGAAATCTGTACTACTCATACATTCCAAGATAGAGTTGATACTGTTAAAAATGCTCAAAAAGCTGGATTAAAAGTTTGTAGTGGTGGAATTTTCGGATTAGGTGAATCGCCTGTTGACCGTATTGATATGGCATTAGAATTAAGAGAATTAAAAGTAGATTCTGTTCCTCTTAATTTCTTAACACCAATTCCTGGAACACCTATGGAGAATTTTATCCCTGTAGAACCTAAAGAAATTTTAAAAACAATAGCTATCTATCGTTTTATTCTTCCTAATATTTATATTAGATATGCAGGAGGACGTTTACAATTGGGAGAACTTCAAGTTTTAGGTTTAAAAGGTGGAATAAATTCAGCCTTAACAGGAAACTTTTTAACAACTACAGGAAGTACAATTGCTTCAGATACTAAAATGGCTAAGGAGATGGGGTTTGATGTTAAATAA
- the bioD gene encoding dethiobiotin synthase, which translates to MLNKGYFVIGTDTDIGKTYISSLLYKSLKGHNPGYYKPLQTGCYEENGKFIALDPEFLCKFNGIPYDGTMSTFLFKNPVSPHLASEIENIEIEPDMILSTYKKISKEHPVTIVEAAGGLFVPIIRNKFYMYDLIKMLNLPVVLVASSKVGAINHTMLTIAFLKEKNIDIQGVIFNNYTDEFYEKDNVKVVVEASGINNYLLISPNQEIIDKNNINKFLERR; encoded by the coding sequence ATGTTAAATAAGGGATATTTTGTAATCGGAACTGATACAGATATTGGAAAAACTTATATTAGCTCTTTATTATATAAATCTTTAAAAGGACATAATCCTGGATACTACAAACCTTTACAAACAGGGTGCTATGAAGAAAATGGAAAGTTTATAGCCTTAGATCCTGAATTTTTATGTAAATTTAATGGTATTCCCTATGATGGTACCATGAGTACATTTTTATTTAAAAATCCAGTTTCTCCCCATTTAGCAAGTGAAATTGAAAATATTGAAATTGAACCAGATATGATATTAAGCACTTATAAAAAAATATCCAAGGAACATCCTGTTACAATTGTTGAAGCTGCAGGGGGACTTTTTGTTCCTATTATTAGAAATAAATTTTATATGTATGATTTAATTAAAATGTTAAATCTTCCTGTGGTTCTAGTTGCAAGTTCTAAAGTAGGAGCTATTAATCATACTATGCTTACCATTGCCTTTTTAAAAGAAAAAAATATTGATATTCAAGGAGTAATCTTTAATAATTATACAGATGAATTTTATGAAAAGGATAATGTAAAAGTTGTAGTAGAAGCTAGTGGAATTAATAATTATCTTTTGATTTCTCCTAACCAAGAGATAATAGATAAAAATAATATAAATAAATTTTTAGAGAGGAGATAG
- the bioA gene encoding adenosylmethionine--8-amino-7-oxononanoate transaminase yields the protein MVKMSELQKKDLEYIFHPCSQMKDYEKLPPMVITEGKGMYLKDEFGNTYMDCVSSWWVNLFGHSNDRINKVLADQAKSLEHVIFANFTHKPAIELGERLTKVVPKGLTKLFFTDNGASSIEVALKLSFQYYQQAGFSKKKRFISLTDGYHGETIGALAVGDVDIFTETYRPLIKESIKVQGPNCFHCPFNLKADTCDAQCFNKMEEALNNHHEEVAAVVVEPLVQGVAGMRIYSPKYLIKLRELTKKLNVHFVADEIAVGFGRTGKMFACEHAGVSPDIMCIGKGLTAGYFPMSIVLMTEDIYNAFYADYFEGKSFLHSHSYSGNPLGCRIAVETLKIFEEDKVIETINKKGEYLRKKAMELFKGHPNIGEYRQVGLIGAFEFVKDKETKELFPPTDRVGYEIYKIALKKGALLRPLGNVIYFMPPYIITEEEIDKMLQICKESVEEYLASR from the coding sequence ATGGTTAAAATGAGTGAATTACAAAAAAAAGATTTAGAATATATTTTTCATCCTTGTTCTCAAATGAAAGATTATGAAAAATTACCTCCAATGGTTATTACAGAGGGAAAAGGAATGTACCTAAAAGATGAATTTGGAAATACATATATGGATTGTGTTTCTAGTTGGTGGGTAAATCTTTTTGGTCATAGTAATGATAGAATAAATAAAGTTTTAGCTGATCAAGCAAAATCTCTAGAGCATGTTATTTTTGCTAACTTTACCCATAAACCTGCCATTGAGTTAGGGGAGAGATTAACTAAAGTTGTTCCTAAGGGATTAACTAAATTATTCTTTACTGATAATGGTGCTTCTAGTATAGAGGTAGCTTTAAAATTAAGTTTCCAATATTATCAACAAGCTGGTTTTTCTAAGAAAAAAAGATTTATCTCTTTAACTGATGGTTATCACGGAGAAACTATAGGAGCTTTAGCTGTGGGAGATGTGGATATTTTCACTGAAACATATAGACCTCTTATAAAAGAATCAATTAAAGTTCAAGGACCAAATTGTTTTCACTGTCCATTTAATTTAAAAGCTGATACTTGTGATGCTCAATGTTTTAATAAAATGGAAGAAGCTCTTAATAATCACCATGAAGAAGTGGCTGCTGTTGTAGTTGAACCTTTAGTTCAAGGTGTGGCTGGAATGAGAATTTATTCTCCAAAATATCTTATTAAATTAAGAGAATTAACTAAAAAATTAAATGTTCATTTTGTAGCCGATGAAATTGCTGTTGGATTTGGAAGAACAGGAAAAATGTTTGCCTGTGAACATGCAGGAGTTTCCCCTGATATTATGTGTATTGGAAAAGGACTAACAGCTGGATATTTTCCAATGTCCATAGTATTAATGACTGAGGATATTTATAATGCCTTTTATGCTGATTATTTTGAAGGTAAATCCTTCTTACATTCCCATAGTTATTCAGGAAATCCTCTTGGATGTAGAATTGCTGTTGAAACTTTAAAGATTTTTGAAGAGGATAAGGTAATTGAAACTATTAATAAAAAAGGGGAATACCTAAGAAAAAAAGCTATGGAATTATTTAAAGGTCATCCTAATATTGGAGAGTATAGACAAGTTGGTCTAATAGGTGCCTTTGAATTTGTAAAAGATAAGGAAACTAAGGAGTTATTCCCACCTACAGATAGAGTTGGATATGAAATTTATAAAATTGCCCTTAAAAAAGGAGCTCTTTTAAGACCTCTTGGTAATGTTATTTACTTTATGCCTCCTTATATTATAACTGAGGAAGAAATTGATAAAATGCTTCAAATTTGTAAAGAATCTGTAGAAGAATATTTAGCTAGTAGATAG
- a CDS encoding YgiQ family radical SAM protein yields the protein MFLPTTKDEIKKLGWEQLDIILVSGDTYIDSSYNGSAIIGKWLYKHGFKVGIIAQPDINSPDDITRLGEPKLFWAVSGGCVDSMVANYTATKKKRKKDDFTPGGENNRRPDRASIQYTNLIKRFFKNSSTPIVLGGIEASLRRIVHYDFWSNSLRRSIVFDAKADIISYGMGEKSMLALANAIKNGEDWRDIRGLSYISKEPKSSYVQLPSYEDCVKDKDTFAKAFELFYVNCDPITAKGLSQKHGDRYLIQNPPSEVFSEKEMDEIYNMDFEREVHPYYKSQGEVRALDTIRNSVTTHRGCYGECNFCAIAVHQGRTVISRSEDSIIKEVKDIASSKKFKGYISDVGGPTANMYQIECAKKLKHGACSHKRCLYPETCPGLKLNHKRQIDLLKKLKSIDNIKKIFIASGIRYDLILDDKGCGSLYLEEIIKDHISGQMKIAPEHTEDKVLSYMGKQGKSLLKEFKNKFYKINEKLGKKQFLTYYLIAAHPGCNEKDMLDLKRFASAELRVNPEQVQVFTPTPSTYSTLMYYTEKDPLTGKKLFVEKDNGKKQKQKDIIVPKEHNIKYKKKK from the coding sequence ATGTTTTTACCAACAACCAAAGATGAAATTAAAAAATTAGGCTGGGAACAATTGGATATTATCCTTGTTTCTGGAGATACATATATTGATAGTTCTTATAATGGTTCTGCTATTATAGGAAAATGGCTGTATAAGCATGGATTCAAGGTTGGAATCATAGCTCAGCCAGACATAAATTCTCCTGATGATATCACAAGATTAGGAGAGCCTAAATTATTTTGGGCTGTTTCTGGAGGATGTGTAGACTCCATGGTTGCCAATTATACTGCAACTAAGAAAAAAAGAAAAAAAGATGATTTTACTCCAGGAGGAGAAAATAATAGAAGACCTGATAGGGCATCTATTCAATACACAAATTTAATAAAAAGATTTTTTAAAAATAGTTCAACTCCAATAGTTCTTGGAGGAATTGAAGCTAGTTTAAGAAGAATTGTCCACTATGATTTTTGGAGTAACTCCCTTAGAAGATCTATAGTTTTTGATGCTAAAGCTGATATTATATCCTATGGTATGGGAGAAAAATCTATGTTAGCTCTTGCCAATGCTATTAAAAATGGAGAAGATTGGAGAGATATTCGTGGTCTTTCATATATTTCTAAGGAACCTAAAAGTTCATATGTTCAATTACCTTCCTATGAAGATTGTGTAAAGGATAAGGATACTTTTGCCAAAGCCTTTGAGCTTTTCTATGTGAATTGTGATCCTATTACTGCAAAAGGGTTATCTCAAAAACATGGAGATAGATATCTAATTCAAAATCCACCAAGTGAAGTTTTTTCTGAAAAAGAAATGGATGAAATCTATAATATGGATTTTGAAAGAGAGGTTCACCCCTATTACAAATCCCAAGGGGAAGTTAGAGCTCTTGATACAATTAGAAATTCTGTTACAACCCACAGAGGTTGTTATGGAGAATGTAATTTCTGTGCCATAGCTGTTCACCAAGGTAGAACTGTAATTTCAAGAAGTGAAGATTCTATTATAAAAGAAGTAAAAGATATTGCTTCTTCTAAAAAATTTAAAGGATACATATCAGACGTAGGAGGTCCTACTGCTAATATGTACCAAATAGAATGTGCTAAAAAATTAAAACATGGTGCTTGTTCTCATAAAAGATGTTTATATCCTGAAACTTGTCCAGGTTTAAAGCTAAATCATAAAAGACAAATTGATCTATTAAAGAAGCTAAAAAGTATTGATAATATCAAAAAAATATTTATTGCTTCTGGTATCAGATACGACTTAATTTTAGATGATAAGGGATGCGGTTCTCTTTACCTTGAAGAAATTATTAAAGATCATATTTCTGGTCAAATGAAAATTGCTCCAGAACATACAGAAGATAAAGTTTTAAGTTATATGGGTAAACAGGGAAAATCTCTTTTAAAGGAATTTAAGAACAAATTTTATAAAATAAATGAAAAGCTTGGAAAAAAACAATTTTTAACATATTATTTAATTGCTGCCCATCCAGGATGTAATGAAAAAGATATGCTAGATTTAAAAAGATTTGCCTCAGCAGAACTGAGAGTAAATCCTGAACAAGTACAAGTATTCACCCCAACTCCGTCTACATATTCAACTTTAATGTATTATACAGAGAAGGATCCTTTAACAGGAAAGAAACTTTTTGTAGAAAAGGATAATGGGAAAAAACAGAAACAAAAAGATATTATTGTTCCTAAGGAACATAACATTAAATATAAAAAGAAAAAATAG
- a CDS encoding putative manganese-dependent inorganic diphosphatase, translated as MEPILIFGHKNPDTDSICSAIALAELKNLTGEQAIPCRLGDISKETEFVLKHFGIETPKLLKTVSGQISDLTHVEKEVISLNDSLKGALNTMTKEHFSSLPVVGANRELKGMIHVSDIANAYLGIDYTDLFKNYHTTYENLISVLKGEIISGNYPTGKIEGNLKGVSDLKTIKPGDVVVTTSMINGIDDLIQLGAKVIIICCNENDIIDPRPESDCAIMRVNGPLFKTIPLISQSISISSILGNEAFYSFKTEDFLHEIKAIMKESQQSNFPVVTTEGEVYGTIRSKNLINFTKKKVILVDHNERGQSVDGLQDARILQVVDHHKFANFETEEPVKINAETVGCTCTIVYDLFKDAGITPRKEIAGILLSAILSDTLLFKSPTCTEKDIKVAKELANLAGLENFEKYGMDMLIAGTSLGDKTPHEILNMDMKEFTMSGLKVAVAQVNTVDVDGVLAKQGELEEVMNKLIEERNYNLFLLVITDIVKSGSMTLALGSHPSLVERGFNAKLDNNVAWLDGVVSRKKQIIPFLMAASQGI; from the coding sequence ATGGAACCTATTTTAATTTTTGGACATAAAAATCCAGATACAGACTCAATATGTTCAGCTATTGCCTTAGCAGAACTTAAAAATCTAACAGGGGAACAAGCAATCCCATGTAGACTTGGAGATATATCAAAAGAAACTGAATTTGTTTTAAAACACTTTGGAATAGAAACACCTAAACTATTAAAAACTGTAAGTGGACAGATTTCTGATCTTACTCATGTGGAAAAAGAGGTTATTTCCCTTAATGATTCATTAAAAGGTGCTCTTAACACTATGACTAAGGAACATTTCTCAAGTTTACCAGTTGTTGGAGCTAATAGAGAATTAAAAGGTATGATACATGTTTCTGATATTGCAAATGCATATTTAGGAATTGACTATACAGATCTATTTAAAAATTATCACACTACATATGAAAACTTAATTTCTGTATTAAAAGGAGAAATTATTAGTGGTAACTATCCTACTGGTAAAATAGAAGGAAACTTAAAAGGAGTTTCTGATTTAAAAACTATAAAACCTGGAGACGTTGTTGTTACAACTTCTATGATAAATGGAATAGATGATTTAATTCAATTAGGAGCTAAAGTTATTATCATTTGTTGTAATGAAAATGATATTATTGATCCTAGACCTGAAAGTGATTGTGCTATTATGAGAGTAAATGGACCTCTATTTAAAACAATTCCTTTAATTAGTCAATCTATTTCTATATCTTCAATTTTAGGAAATGAAGCTTTCTATAGCTTTAAAACAGAGGATTTCTTACATGAAATTAAAGCTATTATGAAAGAATCTCAACAAAGTAACTTCCCAGTTGTAACAACTGAAGGAGAGGTTTACGGAACTATTAGATCTAAAAACTTAATTAACTTTACTAAGAAAAAAGTTATTTTAGTTGATCACAATGAAAGAGGACAATCTGTAGATGGATTACAAGATGCTAGAATTTTACAAGTTGTAGATCACCACAAATTTGCAAATTTTGAAACTGAAGAACCAGTAAAAATAAATGCAGAAACAGTTGGATGTACTTGTACTATAGTTTATGATTTATTTAAAGATGCAGGTATAACTCCTAGAAAAGAAATTGCTGGAATACTTTTAAGTGCTATACTTTCTGATACATTATTATTTAAATCTCCAACTTGTACTGAAAAAGATATTAAAGTTGCAAAGGAACTTGCTAATCTTGCAGGCCTTGAGAATTTTGAAAAATATGGTATGGATATGTTAATTGCAGGAACTTCTCTTGGAGATAAAACTCCTCATGAAATATTAAATATGGATATGAAAGAGTTTACTATGTCTGGTTTAAAAGTTGCTGTTGCACAGGTTAATACTGTAGATGTAGATGGTGTTCTTGCTAAACAAGGTGAACTTGAAGAAGTTATGAATAAATTAATAGAAGAAAGAAACTATAATCTATTCCTTTTAGTTATAACTGATATTGTTAAATCAGGTTCTATGACTTTAGCTCTTGGTTCTCACCCTTCATTAGTTGAAAGAGGATTTAATGCTAAACTTGATAATAACGTTGCTTGGTTAGATGGTGTTGTTTCTAGAAAGAAACAAATCATACCTTTCCTTATGGCTGCAAGTCAAGGAATTTAG
- the der gene encoding ribosome biogenesis GTPase Der yields the protein MKPIVAIVGRPNVGKSTLFNKLVGDRVAIVDDQPGVTRDRLYRETEWNGKEFVLVDTGGLEPRNNDFMMSKIKQQAEVAMNEADVILFVVDGKGGLNPLDEEIAYLLRKKNKPVVLCVNKIDNFLAQQDDVYDFWGLGFEHLVAISGEHKVNLGDMLDVVVDLVEKVETPEEEEGLKVAIIGRPNAGKSSLVNRLSGEERTIVSNIAGTTRDAIDTVIEFDGNKYVLIDTAGIRRKSKVEESLEYYSVLRAIKTIKRADVCLWMIDGSEGLTEQDKRIAGIAFEEKKPIIIVINKWDAIPDKDGKTMKKMREELYAELPFLSYAPIEFVSALTGQRTTKLLEQAEMIFAEYNKRISTGLLNTVIKEAVIMNPAPTRKGRVVKINYATQIATAPPRFVLFCNYPELIHFSYSRYIENKLREAFGFDGSPVDVIFQKKNNE from the coding sequence ATGAAGCCTATTGTTGCAATTGTTGGAAGACCGAATGTAGGTAAATCTACTCTTTTTAACAAACTAGTTGGGGATAGAGTTGCTATTGTTGATGACCAACCAGGAGTTACTAGAGATAGACTTTATAGAGAAACTGAATGGAATGGTAAGGAGTTTGTTCTTGTTGATACAGGAGGACTTGAACCTAGAAATAATGATTTTATGATGAGTAAAATTAAACAACAAGCTGAAGTTGCTATGAACGAAGCTGACGTAATTTTATTTGTTGTAGATGGTAAAGGTGGATTAAATCCATTAGATGAAGAAATTGCTTATTTATTAAGAAAGAAAAATAAACCAGTTGTACTTTGTGTAAATAAAATAGATAACTTCCTTGCTCAGCAAGATGATGTTTATGATTTCTGGGGATTAGGTTTTGAACACCTAGTAGCAATCTCAGGAGAACATAAAGTTAACCTTGGAGATATGCTTGATGTAGTTGTTGACTTAGTTGAAAAAGTTGAAACTCCAGAAGAGGAAGAGGGATTAAAAGTTGCCATTATCGGTAGACCAAATGCTGGTAAATCTTCTTTAGTTAATAGATTATCTGGCGAAGAAAGAACTATCGTTAGTAATATTGCAGGTACTACAAGAGATGCTATAGATACTGTTATTGAATTTGATGGTAATAAATATGTATTAATTGACACTGCTGGTATTAGAAGAAAATCAAAAGTTGAAGAAAGCTTAGAGTACTACTCTGTTTTAAGAGCTATTAAAACTATAAAAAGAGCTGACGTTTGTCTATGGATGATCGATGGAAGCGAAGGATTAACAGAACAGGATAAAAGAATCGCTGGTATTGCCTTTGAAGAGAAAAAACCAATTATCATAGTTATCAATAAATGGGATGCTATTCCAGATAAAGATGGAAAAACTATGAAAAAAATGAGAGAGGAATTATATGCTGAATTACCATTCCTTTCATATGCACCAATTGAGTTTGTATCTGCTTTAACTGGACAAAGAACAACTAAATTATTAGAACAAGCTGAAATGATCTTTGCTGAATACAACAAGAGAATTTCTACTGGTCTTCTTAATACTGTTATTAAGGAAGCTGTAATTATGAATCCAGCTCCAACTAGAAAAGGTAGAGTTGTTAAAATTAACTATGCTACACAAATTGCAACTGCTCCACCAAGATTTGTTTTATTCTGTAACTACCCAGAATTAATTCACTTCTCTTATTCTAGATATATTGAAAATAAATTAAGAGAGGCCTTCGGATTTGATGGTTCTCCAGTAGATGTTATTTTCCAAAAGAAAAATAACGAATAA